The Diceros bicornis minor isolate mBicDic1 chromosome 19, mDicBic1.mat.cur, whole genome shotgun sequence genome contains the following window.
TTGAGCTTTTATGTTGCTGGACCCTCTGCGTACTAGGCAGGGGCTACATCTATGACACGATGAGTCTGTCACCTTAAGGAGCTTTTCTGAGCCAGCGTCCCCCCTCCCCCATTCTGTCCTGAGACGGTCCAAAAAGACGCTCTCGAAAGAGGAGAGGGCGGAGGTCCAACCTGGCGGCAGGTGTCACTGAATAAGCTAAAATTTCAAAGGCAACGCGGGGCGGGGACAAGCTTTCGGAGGCAGATGGGAAGCACGTTCCGCgtcccccaccctccctccagtCCCCAGCCTAAGAAAAGAAACCGACTTCATCCTACACCCCCAATCCCAGCCGCGAGACCGCCCAGCCCCGCAGCCcgagccccgccccgccccggcagCCAGCGATTGGGAGATGCAAATACCAGGTTCTCTGCCCAGCAACGGGTGACGCGCCGCCCGAGCGCGAGGCGTGGCCCGGCCGCAGCCCAAGCAGGCACCTCGGTGTTTACACGGGGCGGCCCCGCGCGCGCCGCAGCGGCCCGCAGACGGCGAGGGGGAGGGGTGGCGCGCGCGCCGGCGGGGCCGCGCGGGGAGAAAGACACTGGAAGGCGGCAGGGCGGGGAGCGGCGCGCGCGGGCCGCGGCGGAGCAGGAGGCTGCAAGGAGAGCCCGCGGGGGCCCGGGGGGTGCGATTCCTCCGCCCCCGCAACACAATGTGTGGAGTGCAGCGGGGCGCAACTTGCCGGAGGCGGCGGGGGCGCGCTGAGCCCGCCTGAGACCGCGCCGCTGACCTTCTCCCCCCGCCGTCCGTTGGGCCCGAGCGCCCAGCTCCTCGCTCCCCAGCTCGCGGGGGCCGGGCCGAGCTGCGGGGCGGGGCCGCCCCTCCGTCGCTgctgcctcctcccccacctccagccgCGGAGGATGCGGACGGCCCCCGGCGGCGTCTAGCGGCCCCGGGCCCAGGCGCGATGGTGCAGCAGCGGGGCGCGAGGGCCAAGCGGGACGGCGGGCCGCCGCCCCCGGGGCCCGGGCCGGCCGAGGAGGGGGCGCGGGAGCCCGGCTGGTGCAAGACCCCGAGCGGCCACATCAAGAGACCGATGAACGCATTCATGGTGTGGTCGCAGCACGAACGGCGGAAGATCATGGACCAGTGGCCCGACATGCACAACGCCGAGATCTCCAAGCGCCTGGGCCGCCGCTGGCAGCTGCTGCAGGACTCGGAGAAGATCCCTTTCGTGCGGGAGGCGGAGCGGCTGCGCCTCAAGCACATGGCGGATTACCCGGACTACAAGTACCGGCCGCGCAAAAAGAGCAAGGGGGCGCCCGCCAAGGCGCGGCCCCGCCcccccggcggcggcggcagtgGTGGCAGCCGGCTCAAGCCCGGGCCGCAGCTGCCTGGCCGCGGGGGCCGCCGAGCGGCAGGAGGGCCTTTGGGGGGCGGCGCGGCGGCGCCCGAGGACGACGACGAGGACGACGACGAGGAGCTGCTGGAAGTGCGCCTGGTTGAGACCCCCGGGCGGGAGCTGTGGAGGATGGTCCCGGCGGGGCGGGCCGCCCGGGGACCAGCGGAGCGCGCCCAGGGGCCGTCGGGGGAGGGGGCGGCTGTCACCACCGCCTCCCCGACTCCGTCGGAGGACGAAGAgccggaggaagaggaggaggaggcggcggcggcggacgAAGGCGAAGAGGAGACGGTGACATCGGGGGAGGAGCCGCTGGGCTTTCTGTCCAGAGTGCCCCCCGGCCCTGCCGGCCTGGACTGCAGCGCCCTGGACCGCGACCCGGACCTGCCGCCTCCCTCGGGCACGTCGCACTTCGAGTTCCCGGACTACTGCACCCCCGAGGTTACCGAGATGATCGCGGGGGACTGGCGCCCGTCTAGCATCGCCGACCTGGTTTTCACCTACTGAGCCCACCGTCAGCGGGGCGCGCACGCCCCCAAACCAGCTGTTTACATACAGGAATCAGGTATTGGGGCCCCTCGGAGGCCGAGGCTGGCACCCCATCTCCCGCGCAGCCTCCCCCCTCCTAGACGTGCCCATCCCCCTCCAATCTAGACATGCCCCTCCCCCGCAGACACACCCCAAGGCAGCCCAACCTCCATTCCTAGCCTGACATCCAAGCCCCTCCCCGTCTTGCCCCCTCCCGCACAGCCACCAGCAGCCAGCCCCCCTCCGACACACCTCCCGTTCTCTCCTACAGACCTATACCCCTCCCCCACGTTGCACACGCCCCCCCGCACCCCCCGTGGCCGGAGGACACTCCCCTGCCCTTGCTCCCGAATCCCTCCGCCTTCGCCTAGCCCGCCTCCTCTGCTGTTCAGGGGGGCCCTGCGGCTGGGCGGCCCCGCGCGCTCCTCccatgcccctcccctcccctggagggggaggggcgcgCTCCTCTCGCTCCCGGGGCGCTGGGACCCGCCCCCTGCTCGCGCATGCCTAATGCTTCGTGGGAGGAGGGGGCCGGTTCCAGTCGAACCGCACGCCTCTGTCACCCGCTCCGGGAAGAAGGGGGCCGGGTATAGAGCGATCCAGAGAAATCTTTTGATCCGGGAGCCGCGGCTTCCTTTCAGCCCGACGGGGCGTCGCTGCCTTAATGGGAGGAGCACTCGGAATGGGGGGAAAGAGACTAGCTGGCCCGGAAGGGATGATTTGGAGCTTGGAACTCTCCCAAGTGGCGTAGCCCCTTTTCCCTTACGGAGTCGCCCAGCCCCACGTGTATGCCCCCACACCGGCTGCTTGACTGCCTCTACAGCCTATCTTGGTCACCAGAAACCTCCCTTTCTTGCCCCTACCTGGGAATTAGAGGTAGGGTCTTTCTCTGGAAATCCACCACGAGAGGAAGGGGCTGCCCAAGAAAACTTAGAAGCAAGACTCCTACCAGTCTGTTGGGAGACAAGGTCCctctgctcccttccctgccccccacccccagggaaagtGCCCTCCCACTTCAGGGCACACTCCCAGCCTGGGCTCCTCCCTAAGCCCACCCCGCCTTCTGTCACTCTAGTCCACCCTCAGTGCCCACAGTTCCAGTATTCagtgggagaaactgaggcacgtaGGTACGAGGGGCTTGAGGTTGAGGCCCGATAGCAGATGGGGTGGGAAGCAGAGCCCCCCTTTTAAACGGCTTCGGTGAGACTGAAGGGAGGGTCAGGGTGGTGGAGGAGGGCCGATTTTGCCTCCGTTTTTCCATCTGAAAAATAGGGGCAGCGCTGCTGTAAGAGGAAGTTGTGCCCAGTTGGGGGTGCCCTCGGGGACCCTGCCCCTGATGccgtttcctctctttctccgaCTCCCCcgctccagccccgcccctccggcctccccACGCCCCCTTTGCCCTCACTACCTGTATCTCACCGGCGTGTGTTCGCCCTCGCGGGTGTGCACACACTCTCATTCACATACACAAATCTCAGGAACAAACGGTCCCAGAGTCCTCGGGACCCCTGTCCAGGGTCTCTGCAGGCCTCTGCCCCACGCGTTCCCGTCGCTGACAAAGCCACCAGCTGCCTCCTTTAAGCTTGGTGCTCTGGCTCTGGGCCTTTcttgcgctctctctctctctttctctctctctttttttttttttttaagtaaaacgacaacaaaaaaagacaatgaaaaaacCAGAAAACGTCATGTGAGTGAAGAGATGTCACTGTCTGTGGTCTTGGAGAACTAGTCTCGTAGCTGAGGGGAGGGTCCCTCCAATCTGGGGCACTGGCACCCACAGCAGGACTTCCGCCAGTCTGATGCCAGGACTGAATAAAGTGTATTTGCCCCGACCTCGCCCTGTGGTTCTACATGTCTGTGCCTTTCCTCCACCCTCCCCAAATAGTTTGCCAGATTCTAGTCCATGTGATTTAGCTCTGTTGCAGGAAGAGCTGGGGGTCCCAAGGGAAGGCACCTGGCCCCTGTAGGCCTCTGTCTCAGGACTCCCTGGTCTTCGTGGAGGGGGGCAAATTCATCCCtacaggggccaggcaggtaacatgaatgaatgagagagtcTGGGTGGACACTGGCTTCGTGACCCACTTCTAAGGGGGCAGCTGCTCACCTCCTGCCGGTTGTGACCCAGTGGC
Protein-coding sequences here:
- the SOX12 gene encoding transcription factor SOX-12 produces the protein MVQQRGARAKRDGGPPPPGPGPAEEGAREPGWCKTPSGHIKRPMNAFMVWSQHERRKIMDQWPDMHNAEISKRLGRRWQLLQDSEKIPFVREAERLRLKHMADYPDYKYRPRKKSKGAPAKARPRPPGGGGSGGSRLKPGPQLPGRGGRRAAGGPLGGGAAAPEDDDEDDDEELLEVRLVETPGRELWRMVPAGRAARGPAERAQGPSGEGAAVTTASPTPSEDEEPEEEEEEAAAADEGEEETVTSGEEPLGFLSRVPPGPAGLDCSALDRDPDLPPPSGTSHFEFPDYCTPEVTEMIAGDWRPSSIADLVFTY